The following DNA comes from Acidobacteriota bacterium.
CATTCGGCCTCGCCAACAGCAAGCCGGTCTTCTCGGCACACGGGGTGCAACTCCTCGGCACGCCGCGCCGCATCAAGGATCGGCACCTCAAGGTGCAGGTGCGTCAGGACGGCCGCGTCTTCAGCGCCATCGCGTGGCGCGCGGTCGAGAAGGCCGCGCATTGGGAGGAGCACCGCCAGTCGCTGCAGCTGGCCTACTCCCTCGACAAGCAGACGTTCCGCGGCGAGACGACGCTCGAACTGACGGTCGCCGACATGCGGGCCACGGACACGCCGGGCACCGGGCATCGGGCACCGGGCACCGGATCGAGTTCGGCACCCGGCAACGGGCAACCGGCAACCGGATCCGAGGCGAGTACCGTCTGATGCGCATGCGACGCCTTCTTCGCGCGCTGCTTGCGGCGTTCGCGCTCGGCTTTGCCGCATGGCTCGGCCTCCAGTTGCGCGGGCGTCCGATCCTGACCGGCGAGGTCAGCGATCCGCGCACCGATCCCGACGCCGTCGTCGAGTCGAGCGGCGGCCTCATCACGCGGACGCGCGGCGAAGCGCGCGACATGGACCTGCGTCACGAGGGGCTGCGGACGTACCCCGATGGACGCACGGTGTTCCAGTCGGTCACCGTGACGGTGCCGCCTCGCGACGACAGGCGCGGCTTCACCATCAGCGGCGACGAGGCGGAGGTCACCAAGGACAACGCGCAGGTACGCCTCACGGGCAACCTGAAGCTCGTGACCAGCGACAACCTCACCATGACGGGGCCGGAGGCGACCTACGACTCGACCGACGGCATCATCCGCATCCCGGGCGACGTGCGCTTCACGCGCGAACGGATGACGGGGTCGTCGGTCGGCGCGACCTACGACAACACGCGTGACGTGCTATGGATGCTCGAGCGCGCGCGCATCGATATCGCCGCCGATCGACAGGGTCAGGGCGAAACGCACATGACGGCTGGATCGGCGGGCTTCGCGCGCGCCGATCGCTACATCCGCCTGCAGGACGCCGCGACAGTGAAACGGGAAGGGCAGGAGCTCACGGGCACGACCATCACCGTGTTCATGCAGCCCGAGGTCGACATCGTCGAGCTCGTCGAACTGCGCGACAAGTCGGCTGTCTCGCTGCCCGCGCCCCAACAGCTCCAGCAGTTGTCGGCCACCGACATCAACCTCGCGTACCAATCAGACGGCCGGACGCTGCGCCAGGTGACGCTTGCTGAACGCGCGAACGTGCGCTTCCGCGCGGAAGGCGGCGGCCAGGGGCGGCGCCTCGATGGTGCGCTCATCGACATGCAGCTCGATGCCGATGGGTCCACCATGACGGGCCTGACCGCGCAGGACCACGTGGCCCTGTCTGTGCCGCAGGCAGGCGCCACGCCGGCGCGCGTCATCACGGGGCAGTCGCTGACAGGCACGGGACAGCCGGGACGCGGCCTCACAGGCGCCACCTTCTCGAAGGACGTCGTGTTCCGCGAAACACGGCCGGCATCGCGAGGGCAGGCCGCCCTCGATCGCACCATCACCGCCGAGACCCTCGAATTGAACACGAAGGGCAGCCTCGACGCGATCGATCGCGCCACCTTCACCGGCAGCGTGCAGGTCAAGGACGCGCAACGCACGGCGTCGGCCCCACGGCTCGTCTACCGCACCGAATCGGGCGACATCACGCTGAGCGCGGAAGGCACCACCCTCACGGCGCGCGTCGATGATGCGCGCGGGTCGGTGCAGGCCCGCATCATCGACATCGTTGGCGGTGGCGATGATGTGGCGGCGGAGATCGACGTCCGCTCCGTGCTGCAGGGCGGAAGCGACGGCGCCACCCGCCCCGGCCTGTTCTCGGGAGACGAACCCGTGAACGTCACGGCGGCGCGGCTTGAACGCCGGGCCAAGAAAGCCGTCTACACCGGCGACGCCCAGATCTGGCAGGGGGCGACGTCGATCAAGGGCGACTCGATCACGCTCGACGAGGCCTCCGGCAACATGCTGGCCGCGGGAAAGGCCCGCACCGTGATGGAGATGGACGATCCCGACGCGGCGGCCGGGGCGCCCAGAAGCGTGACGACGGGCACGGCCGACGAGGTCGCCTACGACGACCAGGAACGCCGCGCCACGCTGCGCGGCACCGCACGCCTCGTGAGCGCGCGCGACGGCGACCTGCGCGGCAACCGCATCGAGATGTACATGCTCGACGGCGGTCGCCAGCTCGAGCGCCTGGAAGCCTACGAAGCGGTGACGCTCCAGACCGCGACGCGGAACGCGACGTGCGCCCGGCTGACGTACTTCACCAGGGAAGGGCGCTACCTCCTGAACGGCACACCCGTGGTGGTGCTCGAACAGTTCCCCAACGAGTGTCGCGAGACGACGGGCCGGCGCCTGACGTTCTTCCGCGCCTCCGACGTCATCACCGTGGACGGCAACCAGTCCACCCGAACGCAGGGTCGCACCGCCGGGACGTGCCCCGCCCTGAAGCCATCCTGATGGCCCTTCTGCAGACCGATCGCCTCACGAAGGCCTATGGCGGCCGCACCGTCGTGGGGGGCGTCAGCCTCGAGCTGCGCTCCGGCGAGGTCGTGGGCCTCCTCGGCCCCAACGGCGCCGGCAAGACGACCACGTTCTACATGTGCGTCGGCCTGGCGCGGCCCGACTCGGGTACCGTGACCCTCGACGGCGCCGACATCACCCACGATCCCATCTACGTCAGGGCCCGCAAGGGTCTGGCCTATCTGCCGCAGGAGGCGTCGATCTTCAGGGGCCTCACCGTCGAACAGAACGTGATGGCCATCCTCGAGACGATCGACCTCGACGCCGCCCACCGGCGCACCCGATGCCGGGAGTTGCTGGCCGAACTCTCCCTGTCCCATCTGGCACGGTCGAAGGCCTACACCCTGTCGGGCGGGGAGCGCCGACGTGTCGAGATCACGCGCGCCCTGGTCAACAACCCGAAGTTCATCCTGCTGGACGAACCCTTCGCCGGCATCGACCCGATCGCGGTCTCGGATATCCAGACCATCATCTTCCACCTGAAAAATCGTGGCATCGGCGTCCTCATTACGGACCATAATGTCCGGGAGACATTGAAGATCACCGATCGGGCGCATATTGTGCATGCGGGTACCATTTTCAAGAGTGGAACCCCTGAGGATCTGGCGGCCGACGAGGAGGTCAAGCGCATCTACCTTGGGACCGATTTCAGGCTCGACTGAGCCCTTTGCATCGTTGGCGTAGCCAGACACCATGGCCATCACCCAGAAGCTCCAGACCCGACTCTCACAGAAGCTCGTCCTGACGCCTTCGTTGCAGCAGGCGATCAAGCTGCTGCCGATGACGACGCTCGAGCTTGCCGAGCTTCTGAATCAGGAAATGGTCGAGAATCCGATGCTGGAGGAGGTGTCCACCGAGGAGTTGCAGACGGTGGAACCCCAGGCCCAGACGTCGGAGCCCGAGGCCCCCGAAGCGCCCAAGCCGGACAGGCCTGACGCCAACTGGGACGAGCAGGACTACGCCTACTTCTTCGGCGAATACCTGGACGATGGCGGCTACCGCTCCCGCATGCCCGTGGAGGTCAAGGAGTTGCCACCCATCGAGAACACGCTCTCGACGTCAGGCACATTGGCCGACCATTTGCTTTGGCAGTTGTCGATGCGCCTGGACATCTCTCCCGACGCACGCGAGATCGGCGAAGCCATCATCGGCAACCTGAACGACGATGGCTACCTCGTGGCGTCGGTTGACGAACTGGCGCAGATGGGCGACTGGACGCCCTCCCGGGTGGAGGAGGTGCTGACCATCCTGCAGCACCTGGATCCTGTCGGCGTGGCCGCGCGCGACCTCCAGGAATGCCTCACCCTTCAGTTGCGCCACCAGGGCTACGGAAACACGCCGTCCGACGTGATCGTCACCGAGCACCTCCGCCTGTTGCAGAACCATCAGGTTCCCGAGATCGCCAAGCGGATGGGCATGCCCATCGAACAGCTCAAGGACCACATCGAGATCATCAGGAACCTCGATCCCAAACCGGGCAGCCGCTTCAATCCCGCGCCGTCGCAGTACGTCATGCCCGACGTCTACATCGTCAAGGTGGAGGACCAGTACGTGGCCGCCCTCAACGACGATGGCCTGCCGCAACTGCGGATCAGCCCGGTGTACAAGCGCCTGCTGGACAACAAGCACGACGAGTCAGCGGCCGAGACACGCGCGTACGTGAAGGAAAAATTCCGCTCGGCGCTCTGGCTGCTCAAGTCGGTGGATCAGCGCCAGAAGACGATCATCAAGGTCGCCAACAGCATCATCCAGTTCCAGCGGGAGTTCCTGGATCACGGCATCGAGCACCTGCGCCCGCTCGTGCTGCGCGACGTGGCCGAGGACATCGGCATGCACGAGAGCACCGTCAGCCGCGTGGTGAACAACAAGTACATGCACACGCCGCAGGGCGTGTTCGAGATGAAGTACTTCTTCCACAGCGGCATCAGCAGTTCGTTCGGCGAGAGCGTCTCGTCTGTCACGATCAAGCAGCGGATCCGCAAGATCATCGAGGCCGAAGACGGCCGCAAGCCGCTCAGCGACTCGAAGATCGTCAGCATCCTCCAGCGCGAAGGGCTGGTGCTCGCGCGCCGGACGATCGCGAAGTACCGCGAAGAGCTCCGGATCCCCACGTCCAATCAGCGCAAGGTGCTGTACTGACCCCGCCGTACGAGGACGGCTCCGGCCATGGTCGTCATCCCCGATTCGGGTGCCCTGGGACTCACGGTTCGTGACCTCCTGACGCGCTGCGCAGGCACGGCGCTCGGCGACCTGACGGTGCGGGCCGGCGCCAACGGCCTCGGGCGTCTCATCACGCACGTATCGCTCCAGAAGACCGGCCTCGCGCTGACGGGGCAGGCCCACTACCTCGAGGACGGCCGCGTCCTCCTGTTCGGCCGCAGCGAGGTGCAGTACCTCGCCGAGCTCGGGCCTGACGAGCGCCGCCTGCGTCTCTGCGACGTGCTGCGTCCGGGACTGCCGTGCATCGTGATCACCGGCGGACTGGCCGTCGATCCGATCCTCGTGGAACTGGCCGACACCATGGACGTGCCGGTCCTGTCGACCGATGTCCTCACGTCCGAAGCGCTCGTGCGCCTCACGGGCCTTCTCGACGAAGCCCTGGCGCCCGTCGCGACGCTCCACGGCGTGCTGGTGGACATCCTTGGGCTGGGCGTCCTCCTGCTGGGCGAGAGCGGCATCGGCACGAGCGAATGCGCGCTCGACCTCGTGGTGCGCGGCCATCGCCTCGTGGCCGACGATGCCGTGGAAATCACGCGACGCGGCACCACGCTGGTCGGGACGTCGCCGGCCCTCACGCGGCACCACATGGAGGTGCGCGGCCTCGGCATCATGAACGTGCAGGACCTGTTCGGCGTCGCCTCGACGCGCCAGAGCGTGCACGTGGAACTGCTGGTCCGCCTGGTGCGCTGGGAGGCCCACACCGACTGCGACAGGCTCGGTCTCGACCAGACCACCGAGCCACTGCTCGGCGTGCAGGTGCCCGTCGTGGCCCTGCCCGTGGCGCCCGGCCGGAACATCGGCATCCTCGTGGAAGTGGCCGCCCGGCGTCATCTGCTGCTCGCGCGCGGCAACTCGGCGGCGCAGCGTCTCGTGGCCACGCTCGAAGCGGAACTGCGGGCGGGGGAGTCATGAGCCGCTTCATCGTGCTGACCGGCCTGTCCGGTTCGGGGAAGACCCAGGCCGTCAGGGCACTCGAAGACCTCGGCTACTTCTGCGTCGACAACCTGCCCGTCGCGCTCATTCCCACGTTCGCGGAACTGACGCTGCGCGCCGGCGGCGAGATCACGCGCGCGGCCGTCGTCGTCGACATCAGGGAACGGTCGCTCCTCAAGGCGTTTCCGGCGACCTACGCGTCCCTGCGCGACATGCCGGGACTGGACCCGCGGCTGATCTTCCTGGACGCGTCCGACGCCGCGCTCGTCAGGCGCTTCAGCGAAACGCGCCGGCCGCACCCGCTCGCCGAGCATCAATCGGTCAGCGAAGGCATCCGCGTCGAGCGCGAGCAACTCCAGCCGATCCGCGCGATGGCCGACCAGATCATCGACACGACGGACATGACCGTGCACGAACTGCGGCACGCGTTCATGGCCGCGTCGCGGGATCTCGGCGCGTCGTCTGGCCCTGTCGTCACGTTCCTCAGTTTCGGGTTCAAGCACGGCGTCCCGCTCGACGCCGACCTCGTGTTCGACGCGCGCTTCCTGCCGAACCCGCACTTCGTCCCGGAACTGCGACCCCACACCGGCCGCGACGCGGAGGTCAGGCTGTTCCTGGAGCAGTACGAAGATTACGCCACGTTCCTCGACAGAGTCGCGGACCTGCTGGCGTTCCTGCTGCCGCGGTACGCCGCAGAGGGCAAGAGCTACGTCACGGTGGCCATCGGCTGCACCGGGGGCACGCACCGGTCGGTGGCCATCGCCGAGCAACTGAAGCGACGCATGGCCGACGTCGACGGCATCCGCCTGCGCGTCCGCCACCGCGACATCGCGCATGAGTAGGGGCGGCCCTACGACCTGGGGATGGAGCGAACGGGCGTCGGCCCGTTCGTCGCGCCAGGGTTGAAAGCCCTGGCCTCCATGATTCGATGGAGTGGTGGCCTCCATTCGACGGGGTCGCCGGACGCGCAGGGCGTGGAAGAATGGGAGACATGGCAGACGCGGGACAGGGACTTGGCGTGGTCGTGGTGACGCACGGCCAGTTGGCGCACGAACTCGTGAACGCGGCGGAGATGATCGCCGGTGAGCAGGTGCGCTTCCAGGCCGTGGCGCTCGGCTGGCACGACGACCCGAACGCGGCGCGGGATCAGATCGCGGCCGCCGTCGCGCGCGTGGCCGGCGGCGCGGGCGTGCTGATCCTCACCGACATGTTCGGCGGCACGCCCAGCAACCTCGGAATCACGTTCCTCGAAGACGATGAAGTGGAGGTCGTGACGGGCGTGAACCTGCCGATGCTGGTGAAGCTGGCAAGCCTCGACAGCAGCAACAGCGGCCTGCTGGCCATCGCGCGGCAGGTGCGCGAGCACGCGCGCGAAGCCATTCGCGTGGCGTCGGATCTGATGCGCCCCGACGCCGGTTCGTAAGTCGATGGTGACGCGAGAAGTGACCATCGTCAACCCGCTCGGCCTGCACGCCCGCGCGGCGGCCCGCTTCGTCCGGCTGGCGTCTCGGTTCGGCTCGACGGTACGCGTGGCCAGGGGACAGCGCGAACTCGACGGCAAGAGCATCCTCGGTCTGCTGCTGCTCGGCGCCGCGCGCGGATCGACGATCGTCATCCGCACGGAAGGCGACGACGCCGAGGCGGCGGCCGAGGCACTGGCCACGCTCGTCGCCGACGGATTCGGGGAGGTCTGACGTGCTGATGCTGACAGGTGTCGCCGTGGCTCCCGGAGAAGCGCTCGGGCCGGCCGTCGTGGTGCGACTGCGCACGCACGACGTCAGGTACCGCATCGCAGCCGACGCTGTCGCCGCGGAACAGGCGCGCCTGGTCGAGGCGTGCGAACGCACCCGCGGGCAACTCGAGGAGATCCGCGACAGGACCCGTCACGTGGTCGGCGCCGACCTCGCCGGCATGTTCGACGTGCAGCTGCTGATGCTCGGCGATCCTCTGCTGCGCGAGCGCGCCGACGCCCTGATTCGTACGCGGCAGGTCAACGCCGAATGGGCGGTGGTCGAGGCAGGGGAGGAGTTGATGCAGCGCCTCCGCGCCATCGAGGATCCGTACCTGCAGGAGCGCCACGGCGATCTCAGCGACGTCCTCGGACGCGTTCGCGCCAACCTGCAGCGCGACGACAGCGACGCGGGCTGGCTCAACGCGCAGCTCGCGCGCTTCGCGGAGCCGTGCGTCTTCGTCGCCGACGACCTGCCCGTCTCCGTGGCGGCGCAACTGGACTGGAGCCGGCTCGCCGCACTGGCGACAGACGCCGGCACGCGCACGGCGCACACGGCGATACTCGCGCGTTCCATGGGCATCCCCGCCGTCGTCGGACTTCAGGAAGCCACGCGGGTCGTGCCGCCCGGCGTCATGCTGCTCGTTGACGGAACCCGCGGCGCGATCGCCGTCGATCCGCCGCAAACGGTGATCGAAGCCACGCGTCGACTGCTCACGCCGACGGCAGTCCCGAAGCCGCTGCTCTCCGGACCTGCGACGACGGCAGACGAGGAACCGGTTCATCTCTATGCGAACGTCGAGCGTCCCGAGGATGTGGCGTTCGCATGGCGGGAAGGCGCCGCTGGACTCGGACTCGTGCGATCCGAGTTGCTGCTCGGTGGGCAGCCGATCGGAAGCGTCAGCGAACAGTTACAGATAGACGCCTACCGCGCCGTGCTCGACGAGGCGGGCGACAGGGAAGTCACCATCAGGACCTTCGACATCACGCCGGAGGAGATCGGCCTGCCGGAGCTCTTCGATGTCGAGCCTCGCGAGCGGCTCGGCATGCGCGGATTGCGGCTGGGACTGGTCCGCCCGGAACTGCTGGAGCGTCAGTTCCGCGCACTCGTGAAGGCAGGGCAGGGCAGGAATCTGCGCATCCTGTTCCCCTTCGTGACCACGGTCGAAGAAGTCGTGCGCGCGACGCGTATCCTGGCCGAGCAGGCGGAGCGCCTCGACCTGCCCGCGCCACCGGCTGGCGTCATGGTGGAAGTGCCCGCCGCGGCGCTCGACGCGAGGCGCCTGGCGCAACACGCGTGCTTCCTGAGCATCGGGACGAACGATCTCACGCAGTACACGCTGGCCGCCGATCGCGGCGACGTCAGGCTGCAGCACCTGTACGACTCGAAGCATCCGGCGGTCCTGCGGTTGATTCGAATGGTGGTGCGCGGGGCGCGCCGTCATGGCCGGCGCGTGGCCGTGTGCGGTGAGATGGCCGCGGACGCGGCGCTGCTGCGCGTATTGATTGGCCTGGGGTTGCGCGAGTTCAGCATGGCCGCCACGTCGTTGCGGCAGGCGCGTGACGCGGTACGCGGCCTCAGCCTCGCCGACGCACAGGACGCCGCGCTTGCGGCGTTGTCGGGCGCGGAGACGTCAGCCCCGTCGCCAGCGGCCTGACACACGAATGCCGCGACCCATCCTGGCGCCGCGGCATCCCATCATTCGGCATTCGGCATTCCTAGAACGGAATGTCGTCGTCGCCCTCGCCGCCCGCGGGGTCGAAGCCACCGCCGCCGCCGCTGCTGCTGCCGCTCGACGAGCTCGAGCCACCACCGTAGTCGTAGTCGTCCTCGCCGCGGCTGCCGCCACCGCCACGTCCACCGCCGCCGCTTCCCAGCAACTGGATACGATCGGCCACGATTTCGGTGGTGTATCGCTTCTGACCGTCCTTGTCGTCCCAGGAGCGCGTCTCGATGCGACCTTCGACGTAGATTTGTTTGCCCTTCTTCAGGTAGTCCTGCAGCGACTCGGCCTGCTTGCCCAGCAGGACGATGCGATGCCATTCGGTCTTCTCGACCCAGTCACCGGTCTTGCTGTCCTTGCGCCTGTCGGTGGTCGCGATGCTGAACCGCGCGATCGCGAACCCGTTGCCGGTGAACTTCAGTTCGGCGTCCCGTCCGAGGTTTCCCACGAGAATGGCCTTGTTGACGCTTCCCATACGCTTCCTGCTCTCTCCACCCGGGCATCCCGGGTCCGTCACGCCCCGACGCCCCCGCCAGGGTACAGTCTGTTCGCGGCCCTGTGAGGCGGGCCGGGCAACCCCGGTCCCCTGCCCCCTGTCTTACCGCGGCCGGCGGTTCAAGCCATCGAGTACCTGCTTGGCGAGGACGGCCACCTCGCTCTGCGGGTAATTCCTGATCACCTGCTGGAAGCTCTCGCGCGCGCGGTCGTTCTCGCCGAGCAGGCTCAGCGCCACGCCGCGCTTGTACAGCGCCTGCGGCACGCGATCGCCAGACGGATAGTCGGCGATGACCTTCTCGTACGCCGCCACCGCTTCCTTGAACTTGCCATCGAGCTGGTACGACTCGCCGATGTAGAACTGCGCGTCATCCGCCCTGTCGTGCGTGGGGAAGGTGCGGATGAACTGCTCGAAGCCGGAGATCGCCAGCGGCCACTGACCGGCCGCGTAGTCGGCCTGCGCCGTGTCGAGCATGCGCTGCGGCGACAATCCGCCTGCCGGTCCCGTCGGCCCTCCCGGGGTTGCCACGCCGGGTGTCCCCGTCAGCGGCGCGCCCGTGCCCGCCGGCTGCGGCGCCGGGATCATCGTCCCGTCAGGACCGGGAATCATCGTGACGGCGGGCTGCAGTTGCGACGGCAGCGTGTTGACCGCCTCGCGCAGCGACGTGAGTTCCTGTCCGATCGTGTTGACGCGCGTGTTGTTCTCGTCGAGCCGCTCACGCACGACGCGCAGATCGCTCCCGAGGTTGTCGATGAGCAGCTTCTGATCCGCGAACTGCTTGCGCGTGGTGTTGGCCTGGTCGTCGAGCTTCGCGTTGAGGCTCTTCAACGTGTCGGCCAGGGACACGAGCACGAGCTGCAGTTGCTGCGACTGCTCCTGCAGCATGCGGATGTCGGCCATCAACTGCTGGTGCTCGCGGTTGGCGGCGCGGGCCGGCTGCGCGAGGCCCACGAGCAGGGCGCCCGTCAGGGCGCCGATCACGATGCGCGTCATGGGTGTACGTCCTTACTTGCTGGTGACCACGAAGTGCGCGCGACGGTTCTTCGCCCACGCCTCTTCGTTCGAACCTGGATCGAACGGGAACTCCTTGCCGTATGACACCGTCTTGAGGCGGTTGGCCGGGATCCCGAGAGAAATCAGATACGCACGGGCCGTCTGCGCACGGCGTTCGCCGAGAGCCAGATTGTACTCGGCCGTGCCGCGCTCGTCGCAATGCCCTTCGATCGTGACGACCCAGCTCGGATACTGCTTGAGGATGTCGGCATTCTTCTGGAGCGTGGCCTGTGTCTCGCCAGCCATGTCGGCGCTGTCGAGCAGGAAGAACACCGGCTGCAGCGGGCTCTCGCGGTTCAATTCGTCGAGCGACCGCGCGTTGTAGTCCACCGATGTGCCCGAGATCCCAGGCTCGAACGGCACCGACGCAACGGGCGGTTCGGGCTCGGCAATGGGCTCCGGCGGCGGAGGCGGGACGTTGCCCGTCTGCACGCCTGTCGACGGCGGCGGGGGAGTCGGCCGGGCGACGGGAGGCTTCTTGCGGCTGCACGCGGACGCGGTGGCAACGACCACCAGGATCAGGGCAACGAGTCGGACGAGGCGAGCGGACATGCGAGACGTCTCCTTCGAGCGCGGAACCTGGTTCAGCGCGACCAGCTGGGCTGCACGTTGTTGCCCGACCGGGTAACCGGACGCAGGTCCCTGCCGTCGCGGGCGATGGTGAAAATCTGGGACCGCCCCGCGCGCGTGGATGCAAACGCGAGGTGACGGCCGTTCGGAGCCCAGGAGGGACTCTCGTTGCTGCCCGTACCATCGGTGATGGTGCGGATCTGCCCCTGTTCGAGGTTGAAGATCTTGATGTCGAAACCCGGCCCCGTCTGGCCGGCGTACGCGATCTCGTTGTAGGGCGCCGGCGACCACGTCGCACGGTCGGCCCACGTCTCGCTCGTGATGCGTCGCGGCTGCCCCATCCCGTCTGCGTCGACGATGTAGATCTGCGGCCGGCCCGACCTGTCTGACGTGAAGGCGATCTGGTTGCCCGCCGGCGACCACGTCGGCGTCGAATCGTTCCCCTGATGGCGCGTCACGCGCCGCAGGTTCGACCCGTCGCGATTGACCGTGTAGATCTCCATGTTGCCGTCGCGATTGGTCATGAACGCGATGCGATTCCCGTCGGGCGAGAACGCCGGCAGGAAGTTGTGGATGGTCTCGGTGCCGCCCGCCGGCTGGTCCATCTTGCCCTGATAGATGTACGACACGTAGACGTCGGGGTACCCGCGGCGATAGGACGTGTAGGCAATCGCACGGCCGTCGAGCGACCAACTCGGATTGATCGCGAGCGAGCGGTTGACCGTCACGCGGCGCTGGTTCTCGCCGTCGTAGTCGGAGATGTAGATCTCCTTGATGTTGCGCTGGTCGATGGGACCGCGCGTCTTCTCGCCGTCGCGATCGCTGGCGAAAGCCAGCTTCGTACGCGCCACGCCCGCCAGCTTGCGCGTGTCCATGTGCAGTTCATCCGCGATCGTGTGGGCGAACGATCGTGGATTGCTGGCAGACGCGGTGTACTCCTTGGCCCACGCGCTTCGCTGCATGGCCACGTCGAACATGCGCACCTGCA
Coding sequences within:
- the pal gene encoding peptidoglycan-associated lipoprotein Pal; the encoded protein is MSARLVRLVALILVVVATASACSRKKPPVARPTPPPPSTGVQTGNVPPPPPEPIAEPEPPVASVPFEPGISGTSVDYNARSLDELNRESPLQPVFFLLDSADMAGETQATLQKNADILKQYPSWVVTIEGHCDERGTAEYNLALGERRAQTARAYLISLGIPANRLKTVSYGKEFPFDPGSNEEAWAKNRRAHFVVTSK
- the ybgF gene encoding tol-pal system protein YbgF, with the protein product MTRIVIGALTGALLVGLAQPARAANREHQQLMADIRMLQEQSQQLQLVLVSLADTLKSLNAKLDDQANTTRKQFADQKLLIDNLGSDLRVVRERLDENNTRVNTIGQELTSLREAVNTLPSQLQPAVTMIPGPDGTMIPAPQPAGTGAPLTGTPGVATPGGPTGPAGGLSPQRMLDTAQADYAAGQWPLAISGFEQFIRTFPTHDRADDAQFYIGESYQLDGKFKEAVAAYEKVIADYPSGDRVPQALYKRGVALSLLGENDRARESFQQVIRNYPQSEVAVLAKQVLDGLNRRPR
- a CDS encoding PD40 domain-containing protein yields the protein MIRAPRTLVMAGLGALASTALMVAAPQGRQVPASQQPPPTAPPASQQPATPPTQQPTEISTGFVVGGGAAPKLAVPNFIAGSADLKAPADLIGQVLWDDLRFEREYDLIPRASYSAITPATSFETVNFGQWKELGVDFVVIGAVRQNASSLTVQVRMFDVAMQRSAWAKEYTASASNPRSFAHTIADELHMDTRKLAGVARTKLAFASDRDGEKTRGPIDQRNIKEIYISDYDGENQRRVTVNRSLAINPSWSLDGRAIAYTSYRRGYPDVYVSYIYQGKMDQPAGGTETIHNFLPAFSPDGNRIAFMTNRDGNMEIYTVNRDGSNLRRVTRHQGNDSTPTWSPAGNQIAFTSDRSGRPQIYIVDADGMGQPRRITSETWADRATWSPAPYNEIAYAGQTGPGFDIKIFNLEQGQIRTITDGTGSNESPSWAPNGRHLAFASTRAGRSQIFTIARDGRDLRPVTRSGNNVQPSWSR